GACGGTGATTTAAGTGCTTTAATAAAACCTTGGCTTGATGCTGGAGTAAACCTGCTTTATCCTATTGAAATAGGCACCTGGAATGCCGACCCAATGGAATTAAGGAAAACTTATGGTAAAGAACTTCGTATGATTGGTGGGTTCAACAAGATGACCCTTGAGAAGGGTCCTGTAGAGATTGATGCAGAGCTAAAAAGGCGTCTTCCCATAATGAAAGACGGAGGATTCGTTCTTCTTCCAGACCATCTTATCACACCCGGAACTTCCCTTGAAAATTACAAGTATTACCTTGAAAAAATACGGGTTTTGAGGTTTTAATGCAATGGAAATTGAAGAGATATACAAGGAATTAAAATTAAAATACGGTAAACCAGCAGGACAATGGTCTTTCTGGTGCAAAAGACCTAAAACTTTTCAAGAAAAAGAGAGGGTCATTATAGAGTCCATCCTTACCCAGAGAGCAAACTGGAAAAATGTTCAACTAACTGTCGATAAACTCTCTAATACGGGTAAGTTGAGTTTGAAAGAGATACTTAATTGTAAACAGAGCGAACTTGAACTTCTGATTAAGTCTTCTGTTTTTTTTAGAATAAAAGCAGAAAGGTTAAAAATAGTTGCTGACTATATTTTAAACAAATGTGGAGGCATAAAAAAAATAAAGGCAATTGACACAGACTCTCTAAGGCAACAACTCTTGTCTCTTAAAGGTGTAGGCGATGAAACAGCAGATAGTATACTTCTGTACGCATTCGAAAGAGCAGTTTTTGTCATAGACGAATATACAAAACGACTTGTAAAAGAGAAGAACCTTACTAACAACCTTTCTTACGGTAATCTCCAACAATTATTTGAAACTTCATTAAATAATAAAGACTATATCTTATATCAGGATTTTCACGCTCTAATTGTTATAAACGGTAAAACGACCAAGTGATTTGCTACTTTTAGGTTATATACTTAAAATAAAAATTAAAAACAGGAGAAAAATTGAGAACTAAATTTGTTTTATGCTTCTTTTTACTGTTAGCAACTATATTACACACAAAAGAACATCTTGTTATTATCTCGCCACATTGGGAAGGTGTTAGAATAGAGTTGACCCAAGATTTTAACAGATGGTATCAAGAAAAATATGGAGAAGAGGCAGAATTAGAATGGATAGACCAAGGCGGAGCCTCTGATAACCTGAAATTTGTTGAGTCTTTATATAAAAAAAATCCTAACGGAATAGATATAGATATGTTTTTTGGTGGAGGTATTAGCCCTTATTTAAGACTAAAAGAACTTAATCTATTAGAATCTTACAAGGTATCAAAAGATACTTTAAAACATATACCTAAGACATGTGCAGGTGTTCCTAATTATGACGACAGAGATTTTAACTGGTACGGCATTGTTTTAAGCGGATTTGGAATTTTATATAACAAAAAAGTTCTTGATTTTCTTAAATTACCTGTCCCTACTGATTGGGAATCGTTAGGTGATAAAAGATATTATAGTTGGGTAGGCAACGGAGACCCTCGGCATAGTGGTAGCCTACATATGATGTATGAGATTATTTTACAAGCTTATGGATGGCGTAAAGGATGGGACATTATTCTTGCAATGTCTGGTAATACCAAAAACTTTTCTGCAAGCGCTTCGGCTGTTGCAAAAAATACTTCATCAGGAGAAGTAGCAGTTTCTCTTTGTATAGACTCATACGCTCTTGCACAGATAGAGGTCCACGGCGCAGAAAATATGGGATTTGTATTTCCTGAAAACCTCACAGTTATAAACCCTGATGCTATAGGAATACTCAAAGGAGCAAAAAACGTTGTTGTGGCTCAACGCTTTATAGAGTACCTTTTATCTTATGAGGGGCAACTTATTTGGATGCAGAAGAAAGGTAAGAAAGGTGGACCTAAAGAATTTTCTCTCAATAGATTTTGTATTCGCTCTGATATATATGAACACCCTGATATGAAAGAGAATGTCTTTAACCCTTACGCTTTAAAAGGCGCTATAAAATATAATTTTAACCTTGCAGCAGATAGATGGAACCTATTGAACGATTTAATAGGCGCTCTTGTGATAGATTGTCACGGTAATTTAAAAAAAGCATGGAATGCTGTACTAAAAAAAGATGATGTTACTGCCACAAAAAAATTTTTTGATATCCCTGTTGATGTTGGTTTACAGAGGTTTTATTGGCAAAACTGGCAAAACCCTGTCTTTAGAAACCACCATATCAACCGATGGCTCAATTTTTCAATAAAAAAATATAGAGCGGTTATAAGTCTCTCTAATTTTAATTAAATATATATTTAGTTCTCACTAAACACCGTTAAGCTCAGAGAGCGAGTCTGTAAACCCGCAGAACAAGAAGATAGGATAGGTTCGCATTTGAGACAAAATTATGTTAATATATTGTAAATATTAGCAATAAAACAACAGGTATTTCTCTAAGTAATGGAGAAAATTATATGTCTATTTTAAAGATAGAAGGTATTTCAAAAAGTTTTGGCTCTACAAAAGTTTTAAGAGATATTAATATCTCTGTAGCAGAAGACGAAATTTTCTTCATACTTGGCCCTTCTGGTTGCGGCAAAACAACGCTTTTGAGAATTATTACTGGTTTTCTCTCTCCTGATACTGGGAAAATTTTTCTTGCAGATAATGAAATTACTTCTCTTGCCCCTGCTTTACGTAATATAGGTATGGTATTTCAAAATTATGCGTTATGGCCACATATGAGCGTCTGGCAGAATGTTACCTACGGATTAGAGATCAAAAAAGAACCCGAAGATATAATTAAAAAGAAGACAGACAAGGTTCTTGAAATAACTAAATTAACCTCTTTTAAAGAAAAATACCCTCCCCTTCTTTCCGGCGGACAACAACAGAGAGTAGCACTTGCAAGAGCGATAATTGCTGAACCCAAGGTACTTCTTCTTGATGAACCTTTAAGCAATCTTGACGCTAAACTAAGAGAAGAGATGCGCTCTGAAATCAAACGGATACAGCAAGAGACAGGTATTACTATGATATATGTTACCCACGATCAGAAAGAAGCAATGTCTCTCGGGCACAGAATAACTGTTATGGATGAAGGAAGAATAGTACAAACAGGTAGCCCTTTACATCTTTATTCAGAACCACGCAACAGGTTTGTAGCATCTTTTCTTGGGGACATAAACACCCTTCAAGGAAAGATTACTTCCTCTGGAAAAGAACTTGTTATAGAGACAAAAGAAGGAGTTTTTACGGCAACTAAAAGAAGAGATTTTTCCGTTGGACAAGAGGTAGAGGTTGCTTTTAGACCAGAAAACATCTCTTCTAAAAATGGTATTAACAAACTAAATTGCATAGTCTCTGAAATAGAATATTATGGGGAAACATTTAAAATAAAATGTTCAACAGAGGCAGGCAACCTAATTGAATTAAAAATATTTTCCGGTAAGATGGCAAATTTAACATCAGGTTCTAAAATTCAGTTTTCAATCTCTCCCGAACAACTAATAATTTTTGAAAAAGAATGAAAAAAACAATATATATCTTTTGTTTTCTTTTCCTCCTATTCTTTTTTGTGTATCCATTAGGACACATCTTGTCGCAGAGTTTTATTTTGAACGGGAAACTTTCTATAGGTATTTTTAAAAATGCACTCGGTAATTACGTGGTACGACGTTCAATTATCAATAGTTTTCTTTTAGGAATACTTGTTGTTTGTTCTACCACGCTTATAGGAATACCACTTGCTTTTTTATTTGCAAGATATAAGTTTCCTTTCAAAAACATTTTAAGATCGCTCTTTTTTCTTCCTTTGATAGCAAGCCCTTTTGTTGGAGCTCTTGGGATGATGCAGATACTCTCAAGGTTTGGTAGTATCAATCTTTTTTTAATGAAGTTAGGTCTTATACATCACCCTATTTCGTGGATAGGTTCAGGTTTTCTTGGCATCTTTATCCTTGAAACTTTGCACCTTTACCCTATTATGTTTCTAAATATTTCGTCAGCTTTAAACAATTTTGATATTTCAGCTGAAGAAGCATCTTACAACCTTGGAGGAAGTTTTCTTGGCACTTTTAAAAGAATAACTTTCCCCCTACTCTTGCCGGGATATTTTTCTGCTGCTTCCATTATATTTATATGGGCTTTGACCGACCTTGGAACCCCTCTTGTTTTTGAATTTAGGGAACTTATCTCTATCCAAATTTTTAACAGTATCAAAGATATCAATACCAATCCTCAAGGTTATGCCCTTGTGTTTCTCGTTATCTTTATCACTCTACTGCTTTTTACACTTGCAAAAAGATTTATTGAAAAGAAATCTTATGTTACAGGCAGAACAGCTGTTACCGTGACAGAAAAACAATTGAGTGGTAAAAGTCAATATTTTATATATATAGGTATTGGGTTACTCCTATTATTTAGTTTAATGCCTCATTTAAGTATTATTCTTACTTCAATATCAAAAAGATGGTTCTTTACTGTGTTCCCAACACAATATACTGGAGAATTTTACAGGACAGTATTTAACCATAGACTTACCCGAACAGGTATTTTTAATAGCATCTTTTTAAGTTCAATTAGCACCTTGATAGATATTATACTTGGATTTACTATCGGTTTTTTCCTTGCTCGAACAAAACTTAAAGGGAAACAATTACTTGATTTGTTGGTAATGCTTCCCCTCGCTATACCTGGCATTGTTGTTGCGTTTGGGTATTTTTCTGTCTTTTCCAACACCATTCTTGATCCAAGAGCCAACCCTATGATTTTATTGATTATCAGTTACAGTATACGGAGACTGCCATACCTTGTTAGAAGCACATACTCTTCTTTCCAACAATTGAGCGAATCTCTTGAAGAAGCGTCTTATTCTGTTGGCGCAACCCTTATGACAACATTTAGAAGAATAACTTTTCCTCTAATAAGCCCCGGGCTTTTTGCCGGCGGAATTCTTGCTTTCTCTTTTTCTGTGATGGAAGTAAGCAGTAGCCTTATTTTAGCCGTAAGAGAACGGCATTACCCTATAGCTAAGGTTATATACACAGTTGCAGGTAGAATTACCGACGGCCCTTATGTTGCCTGTGCTTTGGGGCTATTGGGAATGTTTATTGTTGGATTATCTTACTACCTATCTTCTAAACTTGTTTCCAGAAAAATTGGAGAATTTTTCCGCATAGGGTAATACGCCTTTACAACCTACCTTTTACTCTACTTTTTTGTTTTCCCAATACTTTTTAGCAATAATAGCAAAGTTTTCCAGAAGTTTTTTACCGTGCATCCAAGGTTCAGCGTACCCTTCAGGATGAAATTGGGTCCCATAAAGCACACGAGTTTTATGTTTAATCATTGCTATTTTACAATGCCCGCTACTTGCAAGAAGTTCAAAATCGACAGGCATAACCTTTATTTCACAGTAGTGAGCGCATTTCATAATCATAGGGTTAGGTAAACCAGCAAATATGGGGTCATCTTTTAATTGTTTTATTGGAAAAAACCCCCCAGCAACAAAGTATTCTGAGCGGTCATAAGGGTTACCTTTGGGTACTCTCGGTAAATCTTCATCTGGAGAGATTTTTCTCATTGGGTCGGCTCTTTTCCAAGTATCAGATTTCCCAAACCCGTGAGTTAGACACCCATCTATCAGTTGATGACTCCCACAGAAACATATCATAGGAACTTCACATTTTTCTAAAACTTCAGCCACACCAATAAAACCTTTTGCTTCACCCGGCTCAGCAAACCCGCTCATTGCTATTGCTGTTGGTTTAAATTGTTCTACCACAGACATATTAAATTCCTGATAAGGCACAACAAGACACCGTTCTCCTGATACTTGTTCAAGACGTGCCTTAACCAATCCTTTTGAAGAACCGTCTTTATAGTAAGATTCTTCTTCTTGAAAATTAACAAATATATACATTTTTCCTCCTTTTTAATCTTTTACTTCTTCCCAATGTTTTTTTACAATATTAGCAAAGTTTTCCAATAGTTTTTTTCCATCCATCCAAGGTTCAGCGTATCCTTCTGGATGAAATTGTGTCCCGTAAAAAACTCTGGATTTATGTTTAATCATTGCTATTTTACAATGCCCACTACTTGCTATAATCTCAAAATCTGCAGGCAATGATTTTAGTTCGCAATAGTGAGCACATTTCATTATCATCAACTCAGGTAAACCAGTAAAGATAGGGTCTTCTTTTATCCGTTTTATAGGGAAAAAACCTGAAGCAACAAAATACTGTGAAGCATCAGAGGTATCGGTTCTTGCAACTCTTGGGAAATCTTCATCTGGAGAGATTTTTCTCATTCGTTTGATATTCTGATGTAACCCGCAAGTTAAACTCCCACCTATAAGTTGATGGCTCCCACAGAAACATATCATAGGAACTTCACATTTTTCTAAAACCTCACAAACTCCAATATACCCTTCTGGTTTACCAATTCGAGGAAATCCGCTCATTACTACAGCAGTAGGTTTAAATTCTTTTACCACCGACATCCCAAACTCCTGATAAGGCACAACAAGACAACGTTCTCCTGATACCTGTTCAAGACGTGCCTTAATCAACCCTTTTGAAGAACCGTCTTTATAGTACGATTCTTCTTCTTGAAAATTAACATATATATACATTTTTTACTCCTTTTAAAAAAAGATTTCAAATTTTCTACGACCGTTTTATTATATCATCAACAAGACTCTTCACATATTTTGCAATAGAAAGACAACTTGTTAGCCCGGGAGATTCTATTCCAACAAGATTTATAAAGTTTTGGAGTTCTTCCTGTATAAAAAAATCCTTAAAACAGTCTTTCGGACTTTGAAGTTTAGCCCTTATACCATACATTTCAGGTACCAAATGCTCTATATTAAAGTTAGGTAAATACTTTTTTATCTCTTTATAGAACAATCCTTGTTTTGTTTCATCAACCATAAAACAAGACATATCTTTCTCGCTAGGGTAAGGATGGTTTTGTTTCTCAACATACTCAATATCAGGACCCGCTCTTAACCCACCTCCTATCTTTGGAGTTAGGTGAATCCCAAGGAAATCTTTCCCAGGGATAGGGTATACAGGAAAAGGTATATTGGGGCCCTGTTCAATTGTGAAATAATCCCCTTTTGCCCAATAAAGGTTATGGCTAAGCCCAAGCATTTTAGATATTTTATCTGAAAAAAGTCCTGTGCTATTTACTAACACCTGTGTTGTGTATTCACTGCCTGCTTCAGTAAAAACCTTATACCCTTTATTAAAGTTTTCAATCCCAACAACTTCCTCTCCAAACCCTGCCATACCTCCAGTTTGCAAAAAATCATTATAAAGACAATCCATCAAATTGTGAGCATTTATTAAACCACTTGTGCCAGTATAACACCCTTTTTTACAACTAATATCAGGTAACAGGTTAAATACTTCTTGCCTACCTATAAATTTCATTTCAGAGACACCGTTAGATATTCCTTTATTATAAATATCTTGAAGTGTTTCAATTTCTTCAGGCGAGGTTGCAACTGTTAACTTTCCTGTTTTTTTGTGAATAATATCTTTTTTTTGACAATAACTATAAAGAAGAGAATTACCTTCAACAGAAAGTTTTGCTTTCAACGACCCGGGCGGATAATGTATACCGCTATGTATCACCTCACTGTTTCTTGAACTTGTTTCAAGCCCGTATTTATGGTTCTTCTCAAGAATTCCTGTAAACAACCCTACCTGTGACAGTTCTCGTGCAACTGCAAGTCCAACAACTCCCGCACCTATTACAAGTATATTAAACTCATATTCCATCTCATTCCCATACTATAAATTGAATAAATAATAAAAAACATATATAATTATAACATATAAGAACAGAACCATTCTTTTAAGGAGGTACAAATGAAAGACAAAAGAAGAATCGGTCTAATCTCTTTTCTTCAAGTTGCATCTTTTATTCTGTTAGTCGCTTTCTTTTGGGGAGTACTAAACTACTCTTTATCAGCAGAAGTTCCCACCACATCTAAAGCAAATGATCTTACTCCTGAACTAAGAATTCTATTAAACGCTTTCCCAGCAGAAGAATATGTCTGGACACGAATAGGTACAAACCCTAAAGCAACTGAACAGCAAAAACTATCTGAAGACTTAAACGTAATACAAGATATCTGGCACGTTCCATTT
This is a stretch of genomic DNA from bacterium. It encodes these proteins:
- a CDS encoding extracellular solute-binding protein, whose protein sequence is MRTKFVLCFFLLLATILHTKEHLVIISPHWEGVRIELTQDFNRWYQEKYGEEAELEWIDQGGASDNLKFVESLYKKNPNGIDIDMFFGGGISPYLRLKELNLLESYKVSKDTLKHIPKTCAGVPNYDDRDFNWYGIVLSGFGILYNKKVLDFLKLPVPTDWESLGDKRYYSWVGNGDPRHSGSLHMMYEIILQAYGWRKGWDIILAMSGNTKNFSASASAVAKNTSSGEVAVSLCIDSYALAQIEVHGAENMGFVFPENLTVINPDAIGILKGAKNVVVAQRFIEYLLSYEGQLIWMQKKGKKGGPKEFSLNRFCIRSDIYEHPDMKENVFNPYALKGAIKYNFNLAADRWNLLNDLIGALVIDCHGNLKKAWNAVLKKDDVTATKKFFDIPVDVGLQRFYWQNWQNPVFRNHHINRWLNFSIKKYRAVISLSNFN
- a CDS encoding ABC transporter ATP-binding protein, with amino-acid sequence MSILKIEGISKSFGSTKVLRDINISVAEDEIFFILGPSGCGKTTLLRIITGFLSPDTGKIFLADNEITSLAPALRNIGMVFQNYALWPHMSVWQNVTYGLEIKKEPEDIIKKKTDKVLEITKLTSFKEKYPPLLSGGQQQRVALARAIIAEPKVLLLDEPLSNLDAKLREEMRSEIKRIQQETGITMIYVTHDQKEAMSLGHRITVMDEGRIVQTGSPLHLYSEPRNRFVASFLGDINTLQGKITSSGKELVIETKEGVFTATKRRDFSVGQEVEVAFRPENISSKNGINKLNCIVSEIEYYGETFKIKCSTEAGNLIELKIFSGKMANLTSGSKIQFSISPEQLIIFEKE
- a CDS encoding iron ABC transporter permease, with the translated sequence MKKTIYIFCFLFLLFFFVYPLGHILSQSFILNGKLSIGIFKNALGNYVVRRSIINSFLLGILVVCSTTLIGIPLAFLFARYKFPFKNILRSLFFLPLIASPFVGALGMMQILSRFGSINLFLMKLGLIHHPISWIGSGFLGIFILETLHLYPIMFLNISSALNNFDISAEEASYNLGGSFLGTFKRITFPLLLPGYFSAASIIFIWALTDLGTPLVFEFRELISIQIFNSIKDINTNPQGYALVFLVIFITLLLFTLAKRFIEKKSYVTGRTAVTVTEKQLSGKSQYFIYIGIGLLLLFSLMPHLSIILTSISKRWFFTVFPTQYTGEFYRTVFNHRLTRTGIFNSIFLSSISTLIDIILGFTIGFFLARTKLKGKQLLDLLVMLPLAIPGIVVAFGYFSVFSNTILDPRANPMILLIISYSIRRLPYLVRSTYSSFQQLSESLEEASYSVGATLMTTFRRITFPLISPGLFAGGILAFSFSVMEVSSSLILAVRERHYPIAKVIYTVAGRITDGPYVACALGLLGMFIVGLSYYLSSKLVSRKIGEFFRIG
- a CDS encoding NAD(P)/FAD-dependent oxidoreductase, whose product is MEYEFNILVIGAGVVGLAVARELSQVGLFTGILEKNHKYGLETSSRNSEVIHSGIHYPPGSLKAKLSVEGNSLLYSYCQKKDIIHKKTGKLTVATSPEEIETLQDIYNKGISNGVSEMKFIGRQEVFNLLPDISCKKGCYTGTSGLINAHNLMDCLYNDFLQTGGMAGFGEEVVGIENFNKGYKVFTEAGSEYTTQVLVNSTGLFSDKISKMLGLSHNLYWAKGDYFTIEQGPNIPFPVYPIPGKDFLGIHLTPKIGGGLRAGPDIEYVEKQNHPYPSEKDMSCFMVDETKQGLFYKEIKKYLPNFNIEHLVPEMYGIRAKLQSPKDCFKDFFIQEELQNFINLVGIESPGLTSCLSIAKYVKSLVDDIIKRS